A genomic segment from Burkholderia plantarii encodes:
- a CDS encoding glycosyltransferase gives MTATNVHVHLFYGADPRTYRPGDNIGCLYGYHHAESDEFAMSYSRDARESRFVGLARRALKAALGFDAIHAWRNREALLAADVIWTHTEQEHLAAALVLKLAGARGTRALLLAQSVWLLDRWPHFGALRRWVYRKLLARADVLTTLARDNALLCREYLQRDAVQVYYGLNTQDFPVRWPEAWTPHRPLRIAAIGNDRDRDWTTLIEAFGGLPRYEVKLATRRRIPRELHRDNVEIASVSGIARQREFYDWADVIVVPLRPNHHASGITVMLEAAAVGKPMIVSDVGGLADYFPGDCAAYVPAFDASAMRGAADLMVERPERALGFARAASTRLVERDLTTGQFAAQHARITRELLQRRRAPAGAAAPLPLADSRTPSN, from the coding sequence ATGACCGCCACGAACGTCCACGTTCATCTGTTCTACGGCGCCGATCCGCGCACCTATCGCCCCGGCGACAACATCGGCTGCCTGTACGGCTATCACCATGCCGAATCGGACGAGTTCGCGATGAGCTATTCGCGCGACGCGCGCGAGTCGCGCTTCGTCGGCCTCGCGCGGCGCGCGCTGAAGGCCGCGCTCGGCTTCGACGCGATCCATGCCTGGCGCAATCGCGAGGCGCTGCTGGCGGCCGACGTGATCTGGACGCACACCGAGCAGGAGCATCTGGCCGCCGCGCTGGTGCTGAAGCTGGCCGGCGCACGCGGCACGCGCGCGCTGCTGCTCGCGCAGAGCGTCTGGCTGCTCGACCGCTGGCCGCATTTTGGCGCGCTGCGCCGCTGGGTCTACCGCAAGCTGCTGGCGCGCGCCGACGTGCTGACCACGCTCGCGCGCGACAACGCGCTGCTGTGCCGCGAATACCTGCAGCGCGACGCGGTGCAGGTCTACTACGGGCTCAACACGCAGGATTTCCCGGTGCGTTGGCCCGAGGCCTGGACCCCGCACCGGCCGCTGCGGATCGCCGCGATCGGCAACGACCGCGACCGCGACTGGACCACGCTGATCGAGGCGTTCGGCGGCCTGCCGCGCTACGAGGTGAAGCTCGCCACGCGGCGCCGGATTCCGCGCGAGCTGCATCGCGACAACGTCGAGATCGCCTCGGTGTCGGGCATCGCGCGCCAGCGCGAGTTCTACGACTGGGCCGACGTGATCGTGGTGCCGCTGCGGCCGAACCATCACGCCTCGGGCATCACCGTGATGCTGGAGGCGGCGGCGGTGGGCAAGCCGATGATCGTCAGCGACGTGGGCGGCCTCGCCGACTATTTCCCGGGCGACTGCGCGGCCTACGTGCCGGCCTTCGACGCGAGCGCGATGCGCGGCGCCGCCGATCTCATGGTCGAGCGGCCCGAGCGCGCGCTCGGGTTCGCGCGCGCGGCCTCCACGCGGCTGGTCGAACGCGACCTCACCACCGGGCAGTTCGCCGCCCAGCACGCGCGCATCACGCGCGAGCTGCTGCAGCGCCGCCGCGCGCCGGCCGGCGCCGCCGCGCCGCTGCCGCTGGCCGACTCGCGCACACCGTCCAACTGA
- a CDS encoding glycosyltransferase family 2 protein: MKLSVLVPTYRRPTDLARCLIALQRQRRAPDEVIVVARPDDVATHDCLADPAVRGALPLKVAPIEVPGQVAALNRGLERSDGDVLAITDDDAAPRPDWLERIAAAFDADSRLGALGGRDWVHERGRVIDDARPVVGRVTLSGKLVGNHHLGVGGAREVDMLKGANMIYRRDAIDGLRFDTRLRGAGAQTHNDMAFSMAVKRRGWKLVYDPAVAVDHYPAERFDEDRRDAASRNAIVNAAYNLHLTLREHLPEPKREIAWWWYLLVGTRVYPGLAHVVLSLGSRNGARVRERWRAVRQGASAARRDTPARSQPLAAA, from the coding sequence ATGAAACTCTCCGTACTCGTGCCGACCTACCGGCGTCCCACCGACCTCGCGCGCTGCCTGATCGCGCTGCAACGGCAGCGGCGCGCGCCCGACGAGGTGATCGTCGTGGCGCGCCCCGACGACGTCGCGACCCACGACTGCCTGGCCGACCCCGCGGTGCGCGGCGCGCTGCCGCTCAAGGTGGCCCCGATCGAGGTGCCGGGCCAGGTGGCCGCGCTCAATCGCGGCCTGGAACGCTCGGACGGCGACGTGCTGGCGATCACCGACGACGACGCCGCGCCGCGTCCCGACTGGCTCGAGCGGATCGCCGCCGCGTTCGACGCCGATTCGCGGCTCGGCGCGCTGGGCGGCCGCGACTGGGTTCACGAGCGCGGCCGCGTGATCGACGACGCGCGGCCGGTGGTCGGCCGCGTCACGCTGTCGGGCAAGCTGGTCGGCAACCATCATCTCGGCGTCGGCGGCGCGCGCGAGGTGGACATGCTGAAGGGCGCGAACATGATCTACCGGCGCGACGCGATCGACGGGCTGCGCTTCGACACGCGGCTGCGCGGCGCCGGCGCGCAGACCCACAACGACATGGCGTTCAGCATGGCCGTGAAACGGCGCGGCTGGAAGCTCGTCTACGACCCGGCGGTGGCGGTCGACCACTACCCGGCCGAGCGCTTCGACGAGGACCGGCGCGACGCCGCCTCGCGCAACGCGATCGTCAACGCGGCCTACAACCTGCACCTGACGCTGCGCGAGCACCTGCCCGAGCCGAAGCGCGAGATCGCCTGGTGGTGGTACCTGCTGGTCGGCACGCGCGTCTATCCGGGGCTCGCGCACGTGGTGCTGTCGCTGGGCTCGCGCAACGGCGCGCGCGTGCGCGAACGCTGGCGGGCGGTGCGGCAGGGCGCGAGCGCCGCGCGCCGCGACACGCCGGCGCGCAGCCAGCCGCTCGCGGCCGCCTGA
- a CDS encoding polysaccharide biosynthesis tyrosine autokinase: protein MVNTQVKHPYADLAAKPDDEDVVLGQLIQVVLDDIWLLLGIAALIVALAGVYCYLAKPIYSADAHVRVEAADNTSQALTQTQTGAMINSGPATPATDAEIEIIKSRGVVGPVVEQCKLNFSVTPNTFPLLGAIAARLAAPGKLAAPWFGLTSYAWGGESAVVDSIDVTQALEGKKLKLTAGANGTYTLADEDGGLLLRGRVGERDEGNGVALTVSKLVARPGTQFTVVRQNDLDAITAFQSAIQVAEQGKQTGVIQISLEGKDPDQTAMIANALAQSYLHQHVNSKQAEANRMLDFLKSEEPRLKSDLERAEAALTDYQSTSGSINASDEAKVYLEGSIQYEQQIAAQRLQLASLEQRFTPEHPMVVAANKQLAELQHERDKYADKFRSLPATEVKAVALQRNAKVAEDIYVLLLNRVQELSVQRAGTGGNIRLVDAALRPGVPVKPKKVLILSAAVILGLIVGTGVVFLRRNMFHGIEDAERVERMFNLPMYGLIPKSAELERLDAEARKSGSDLRPILAVARPKDLSVESLRSLRTAMQFALMDARNRVMVLTGPTPGIGKSFLTVNLAALLAHSGKRVLLIDADMRRGGLDHYFGVPRRNGLSELLSGQIALEEAIRETQVPGLSFIPTGQRPPNPSELLMSPRLALYLDGLGKRYDAVIVDSPPILAVTDATIFGVLAGSTFLVLRSGMHTEGEISDSIKRLRTAGVHVQGGIFNGVPARARGYGRGYASVHEYLSA from the coding sequence ATCGTGAATACGCAAGTCAAACACCCCTACGCGGATCTCGCCGCGAAGCCCGACGACGAGGATGTCGTCCTCGGCCAGCTGATCCAGGTCGTGCTCGACGACATCTGGCTGCTGCTCGGTATCGCGGCGCTGATCGTCGCGCTCGCGGGCGTCTACTGCTACCTCGCGAAGCCGATCTATTCCGCCGACGCGCACGTGCGGGTCGAAGCCGCGGACAACACGTCCCAGGCGCTCACGCAGACCCAGACGGGCGCCATGATCAACAGCGGGCCGGCCACCCCGGCCACCGACGCCGAGATCGAGATCATCAAGAGCCGCGGCGTGGTCGGCCCGGTGGTCGAGCAGTGCAAGCTGAACTTCTCGGTCACGCCGAACACGTTCCCGCTGCTGGGCGCGATCGCCGCGCGCCTGGCCGCGCCGGGCAAGCTCGCCGCGCCGTGGTTCGGCCTCACCTCGTATGCCTGGGGCGGCGAATCGGCGGTGGTCGATTCGATCGACGTGACGCAGGCGCTGGAAGGCAAGAAGCTCAAGCTGACGGCCGGCGCGAACGGCACCTACACGCTCGCCGACGAGGATGGCGGCCTGCTGCTGCGCGGGCGCGTGGGCGAGCGCGACGAGGGCAACGGCGTGGCGCTGACGGTCAGCAAGCTGGTGGCGCGGCCCGGCACGCAGTTCACCGTGGTGCGCCAGAACGATCTCGACGCGATCACGGCGTTCCAGTCGGCGATCCAGGTGGCCGAGCAGGGCAAGCAGACCGGCGTGATCCAGATCTCGCTCGAAGGCAAGGACCCGGACCAGACCGCGATGATCGCCAACGCGCTCGCGCAGTCGTACTTGCATCAGCACGTGAACAGCAAGCAGGCCGAGGCGAACCGCATGCTCGACTTCCTGAAGAGCGAGGAGCCGCGCCTGAAGTCCGATCTCGAGCGCGCCGAGGCCGCGCTGACCGACTACCAGAGCACCTCGGGCTCGATCAACGCGAGCGACGAGGCGAAGGTCTACCTCGAGGGCAGCATCCAGTACGAGCAGCAGATCGCCGCGCAGCGCCTGCAACTGGCCTCGCTCGAGCAGCGCTTCACGCCCGAGCACCCGATGGTGGTGGCCGCCAACAAGCAGCTCGCGGAACTGCAGCACGAGCGCGACAAGTACGCCGACAAGTTCCGCAGCCTGCCCGCCACCGAGGTCAAGGCGGTGGCGCTGCAGCGCAACGCCAAGGTGGCAGAGGACATCTACGTACTGCTGCTGAACCGCGTGCAGGAGCTGTCGGTGCAGCGCGCCGGCACCGGCGGCAACATCCGCCTGGTGGACGCGGCGCTGCGCCCCGGCGTGCCGGTCAAGCCGAAGAAGGTGCTGATCCTGTCGGCCGCGGTGATCCTCGGCCTGATCGTCGGCACCGGCGTGGTGTTCCTGCGCCGCAACATGTTCCATGGCATCGAGGATGCCGAGCGCGTCGAGCGCATGTTCAACCTGCCGATGTACGGCCTGATCCCGAAGAGCGCCGAACTCGAACGGCTCGACGCCGAGGCCAGGAAGAGCGGCAGCGACCTGCGGCCGATCCTCGCCGTCGCGCGGCCGAAGGACCTCAGCGTCGAGAGCCTGCGCAGCCTGCGCACCGCGATGCAGTTCGCGCTGATGGACGCCAGGAACCGCGTGATGGTGCTGACCGGCCCCACGCCGGGCATCGGCAAGAGCTTCCTGACCGTCAACCTCGCCGCGCTGCTCGCGCATTCGGGCAAGCGGGTGCTGCTGATCGACGCCGACATGCGCCGCGGCGGCCTCGACCACTACTTCGGCGTGCCGCGACGCAACGGCCTGTCCGAGCTGCTGAGCGGGCAGATCGCGCTGGAGGAGGCGATCCGCGAGACGCAGGTGCCGGGGCTGTCGTTCATCCCCACCGGGCAGCGTCCGCCGAATCCGTCCGAACTGCTGATGTCGCCGCGCCTCGCGCTCTATCTCGACGGGCTCGGCAAGCGCTACGACGCCGTGATCGTCGATTCGCCGCCGATCCTCGCCGTCACCGACGCGACCATCTTCGGCGTGCTGGCCGGCTCCACCTTCCTGGTGCTGCGCTCGGGCATGCATACCGAGGGCGAGATCAGCGATTCGATCAAGCGCCTGCGCACGGCCGGCGTGCACGTGCAGGGCGGCATCTTCAACGGCGTGCCGGCGCGCGCGCGCGGCTACGGCCGCGGCTATGCGTCGGTCCACGAATACCTGAGCGCCTGA
- a CDS encoding polysaccharide biosynthesis/export family protein: protein MLALLLAACSTAPGNYINTARLDDHDPTPDTHYNVRLITPQLVVAQALAQHKERPLPPDMFSDPNQYVYRIEPQDILGVTVWDHPELTTPQGQTFSAGGNTTQTIAGALQQPYTNALPGQADPYGQTVGADGTIYFPFVGRVRAAGRTAQQLRDELSSRLAKYVRDPQIDVRVLSYRSQKVQVTGEVKTPGPLAITDVPLRLVDAITRSGGSTTEADLQRVRLTRDGKFYVLDANAMLDRGDAAQNVMLQPGDVVNVPDRSDSRIFVMGEVKTPATVPMLKGRLTIADALTAGGGILDTDANPRQILVLRDMQDKPDSPDIYRLDMTQPDALMLSSRFQLKPLDVVYVGTAASVEFNRLLQQIFPTIQSVYYMKQITR from the coding sequence ATGCTGGCACTGCTGCTGGCCGCCTGCTCGACGGCGCCCGGCAACTACATCAACACCGCGCGCCTCGACGATCACGATCCCACGCCCGACACGCACTACAACGTCAGGCTGATCACGCCGCAGCTGGTGGTGGCGCAGGCGCTCGCGCAGCACAAGGAGCGGCCGCTGCCGCCCGACATGTTCAGCGATCCGAACCAGTACGTGTACCGGATCGAACCGCAGGACATCCTCGGCGTGACGGTCTGGGATCACCCCGAGCTGACCACGCCGCAGGGCCAGACGTTCTCGGCGGGCGGCAACACCACCCAGACCATCGCCGGCGCGCTGCAGCAGCCGTACACCAACGCGCTGCCGGGCCAGGCCGACCCCTACGGCCAGACCGTGGGCGCCGACGGCACCATCTATTTCCCGTTCGTCGGCCGCGTGCGCGCCGCGGGCCGCACCGCGCAGCAGCTGCGCGACGAGCTGTCCTCGCGACTCGCGAAGTACGTGCGCGATCCGCAGATCGACGTGCGCGTGCTGTCGTACCGCAGCCAGAAGGTGCAGGTCACGGGCGAGGTCAAGACCCCGGGGCCGCTGGCCATCACCGACGTGCCGCTGCGCCTGGTGGACGCCATCACGCGCTCGGGCGGCTCGACCACCGAGGCCGACCTGCAGCGCGTGCGGCTCACGCGCGACGGCAAGTTCTACGTGCTCGACGCGAACGCCATGCTCGATCGCGGCGACGCGGCGCAGAACGTGATGCTGCAGCCGGGCGACGTGGTCAACGTGCCGGACCGCAGCGACAGCCGCATCTTCGTGATGGGCGAGGTGAAGACGCCCGCCACGGTGCCGATGCTCAAGGGGCGCCTGACCATCGCCGACGCGCTGACGGCGGGTGGCGGGATTCTCGATACCGACGCCAACCCGCGCCAGATCCTGGTGCTGCGCGACATGCAGGACAAGCCGGACTCGCCCGACATCTACCGGCTCGACATGACCCAGCCCGACGCGCTGATGCTGTCGAGCCGCTTCCAGCTGAAGCCGCTCGACGTGGTCTACGTGGGCACGGCGGCATCGGTCGAGTTCAACCGCCTGTTGCAGCAGATCTTCCCGACGATCCAGTCGGTCTACTACATGAAGCAGATCACGCGCTGA
- a CDS encoding low molecular weight protein-tyrosine-phosphatase, with protein MFHNVLIVCHANVCRSPTAEILFRAHGRAALGEGCAFHSAGIDANDGDGIDPVMQALLAERGVDASTHRSRRLSSALVRDADLVLATERHQIDAIESVDRFARGKVFLLGKWEDAEISDPHGGSESAYRESCRLIERLVQGWLHKLC; from the coding sequence ATGTTCCACAACGTGCTGATCGTCTGCCACGCCAACGTGTGCCGCAGCCCGACCGCCGAAATCCTGTTCCGCGCGCACGGCCGCGCCGCGCTCGGCGAGGGCTGCGCGTTCCATTCGGCCGGCATCGACGCCAACGACGGCGACGGCATCGACCCGGTGATGCAGGCACTGCTGGCCGAGCGCGGCGTCGACGCCTCGACGCACCGCTCGCGCCGCCTCAGCAGCGCGCTGGTGCGCGACGCGGATCTGGTGCTCGCCACCGAGCGCCACCAGATCGACGCGATCGAATCGGTGGACCGGTTCGCGCGCGGCAAGGTGTTCCTGCTCGGCAAATGGGAAGACGCGGAAATCTCCGATCCGCACGGCGGCAGCGAATCCGCGTACCGCGAAAGCTGCCGGTTGATCGAACGTCTGGTCCAAGGATGGCTGCACAAACTATGCTGA
- a CDS encoding UDP-glucose dehydrogenase family protein, whose product MNLTIIGSGYVGLVTGACLADIGHDVFCLDVDPVKIGILDDGGVPIHEPGLAELIARNRAAGRLRFSTDVEAAVAHGDVQFIAVGTPPDEDGSADLQYVLAAARNIGRHMTGFKVIVDKSTVPVGTAERVRATVAAELAARGADTMFSVVSNPEFLKEGAAIDDFARPDRIVIGCDDDVPGERARELMKKLYAPFNRNHERTLYMDVRSAEFTKYAANAMLATRISFMNELANFADRVGADIEAVRRGIGSDPRIGYHFLYAGAGYGGSCFPKDVEALIRTADASGQSLRILRAVSDVNAAQKHVLAAKIVARFGADLSGRRFGVWGLAFKPNTDDMREAPSRALIGELLARGARVTAYDPVATAEARRVFALDLAGEPAQLARLSFAEDAGDAADGADALAIVTEWTAFKSPDFAALAARWKTPVIFDGRNLYEPLAMRELGIEYHAIGRAGAQRGTPAAAAGIDGGSGRPAAEARL is encoded by the coding sequence ATGAATCTGACCATCATCGGCAGCGGCTACGTGGGCCTCGTCACGGGCGCGTGCCTTGCCGACATCGGACACGACGTGTTCTGCCTCGACGTGGATCCCGTGAAGATCGGCATCCTCGACGACGGCGGCGTGCCGATCCACGAGCCGGGCCTGGCCGAGCTGATCGCGCGCAACCGCGCGGCGGGCCGGCTGCGCTTCTCGACCGACGTCGAGGCGGCCGTGGCGCATGGGGACGTGCAGTTCATCGCGGTGGGCACGCCGCCCGACGAGGACGGCTCGGCCGACCTGCAGTACGTGCTGGCCGCGGCGCGCAACATCGGTCGCCACATGACCGGCTTCAAGGTGATCGTCGACAAGTCGACGGTGCCGGTCGGCACCGCCGAGCGCGTGCGCGCGACGGTGGCCGCCGAGCTGGCCGCGCGCGGCGCCGACACGATGTTCTCGGTGGTCTCGAACCCGGAGTTCCTCAAGGAGGGCGCGGCGATCGACGATTTCGCGCGGCCCGACCGGATCGTGATCGGCTGCGACGACGACGTGCCGGGCGAGCGCGCGCGCGAGCTGATGAAGAAGCTCTACGCGCCGTTCAACCGCAACCACGAGCGCACGCTCTACATGGACGTGCGCTCGGCCGAGTTCACCAAGTACGCGGCCAACGCGATGCTGGCCACGCGCATCTCGTTCATGAACGAGCTGGCCAACTTCGCCGACCGCGTGGGCGCCGACATCGAGGCGGTGCGGCGCGGCATCGGCTCCGACCCGCGCATCGGCTACCACTTCCTCTACGCGGGCGCCGGCTACGGCGGTTCGTGCTTCCCGAAGGACGTCGAGGCGCTGATTCGCACCGCCGACGCGAGCGGCCAGTCGCTGCGGATCCTGCGCGCGGTGTCGGACGTCAACGCCGCGCAGAAGCACGTGCTGGCCGCGAAGATCGTCGCGCGCTTCGGCGCGGACCTGAGCGGGCGCCGCTTCGGCGTGTGGGGCCTGGCGTTCAAGCCGAACACCGACGACATGCGCGAGGCGCCGAGCCGCGCGCTGATCGGCGAGCTGCTCGCGCGCGGCGCGCGGGTGACCGCCTATGACCCGGTGGCCACCGCCGAGGCGCGCCGCGTGTTCGCGCTCGATCTGGCCGGCGAGCCCGCGCAGCTCGCGCGCCTGAGCTTCGCCGAGGACGCCGGCGACGCGGCCGACGGTGCCGACGCGCTCGCGATCGTCACCGAATGGACCGCGTTCAAGAGCCCCGATTTCGCGGCGCTCGCCGCGCGCTGGAAGACGCCCGTGATCTTCGACGGGCGCAACCTGTACGAGCCGCTCGCGATGCGCGAGCTCGGCATCGAATACCACGCGATCGGCCGCGCCGGCGCGCAGCGCGGCACGCCGGCCGCGGCGGCCGGCATCGACGGCGGCAGCGGTCGCCCGGCCGCCGAGGCTCGCCTCTGA